From the genome of Cytobacillus firmus, one region includes:
- the paaD gene encoding 1,2-phenylacetyl-CoA epoxidase subunit PaaD — MEQDQILLKNVLEALHNVKDPEIDTISIVDLGMVEQIKVEGQSVLIKLLPTFMGCPALDIIQKNVEGELRKAGIFEKIEVQFIYHPPWTSDRVTETGRIKLKEFGIAPPPKFISETGEWHVDCPFCGSAYTTMDNLFGPTACRSILYCKSCKNPFEAMKPVSTMM; from the coding sequence ATGGAGCAGGATCAAATATTGCTAAAAAACGTGTTAGAAGCGCTTCATAATGTTAAAGACCCTGAAATAGATACCATTTCAATCGTTGATTTAGGAATGGTAGAACAGATTAAGGTGGAGGGTCAGTCAGTTTTGATTAAACTGCTGCCTACTTTTATGGGATGCCCTGCCCTGGATATTATTCAAAAAAACGTTGAAGGCGAGCTGAGGAAAGCAGGGATTTTTGAAAAAATAGAAGTCCAGTTTATCTATCATCCGCCATGGACGTCTGACCGGGTAACAGAGACAGGCAGGATAAAGCTAAAGGAATTCGGGATCGCGCCACCTCCAAAATTCATAAGTGAAACGGGCGAATGGCATGTGGATTGTCCTTTTTGCGGGTCCGCATACACGACGATGGATAACCTTTTTGGCCCCACAGCCTGCCGCAGCATCTTATACTGCAAATCCTGCAAGAACCCTTTTGAAGCTATGAAACCAGTATCGACTATGATGTAG
- a CDS encoding enoyl-CoA hydratase-related protein, producing the protein MSKSYETIEVSQQGKLGLIVLNRPKVLNAINRTMVSEILAAMEGFEADSTVKAIVLSGNGRAFAAGADIDEMANDHAIDFELRNQFKDWDRLAMIKKPIIGAVQGFALGGGFELALCCDLLYAADNAEFGFPEVNLGVMPGAGGTQRLTKLVGKTKAMEWLFTGKRISAREALHHGIVNQLIAEELLMEETMKAAEHISSQAPIAIRLIKEAVLKAVDTPLNEGMEFERKNFYLLFSTEDQKEGMNAFIEKRKPHFKGK; encoded by the coding sequence ATGAGTAAAAGCTATGAAACCATTGAAGTTTCACAGCAAGGAAAACTTGGATTAATCGTTTTGAACCGGCCCAAGGTTCTAAATGCTATTAATCGCACGATGGTTTCAGAGATTCTTGCTGCAATGGAGGGCTTTGAGGCAGACTCAACCGTCAAGGCCATCGTATTAAGCGGCAATGGAAGAGCCTTTGCAGCCGGGGCAGACATTGATGAAATGGCAAATGATCATGCGATCGATTTTGAGCTTCGCAATCAATTTAAAGATTGGGATCGGCTGGCCATGATCAAGAAACCGATTATCGGAGCGGTGCAGGGCTTTGCCCTTGGCGGAGGCTTTGAGCTAGCGTTATGCTGTGATTTGCTTTATGCGGCGGATAATGCTGAATTTGGGTTTCCGGAGGTGAACCTTGGCGTTATGCCTGGTGCAGGCGGCACGCAAAGGCTTACTAAGCTTGTCGGAAAAACGAAAGCAATGGAATGGCTTTTTACCGGCAAAAGAATCTCGGCGAGGGAAGCGCTTCACCACGGCATCGTCAACCAGCTTATAGCAGAAGAGCTTCTGATGGAAGAAACAATGAAAGCGGCTGAGCATATTTCCAGCCAGGCGCCAATCGCCATACGCCTCATAAAAGAAGCGGTCCTAAAGGCAGTTGACACTCCTTTAAATGAAGGAATGGAATTCGAAAGAAAGAATTTTTACCTATTATTCTCGACAGAAGATCAAAAAGAAGGAATGAATGCCTTTATTGAAAAACGCAAGCCTCATTTTAAAGGAAAGTAG
- the paaA gene encoding 1,2-phenylacetyl-CoA epoxidase subunit PaaA, with the protein MSEALFFQEMTEEQKYEQFMKRINAGEKIEADDWMPEDYRMTLIKLISMHGISEIMGALPEKEWVPKAPSLKRKLGIMAKVQDEMGHGQLLLRVAEDLMKPLGKNREDIMQDLFSGRLKFHNVFHMEAPTWGDAGLIGWLVDGAAIITQTNMLNASYGPYARALKRICAEEVFHAQHGEAIIMALAEGTGEQRAMVQDAVNRWWEALLMFFGPGDASTTGTSKQDTTIKYRIRTKTNEDLRQDFFTKYIPRVLSLGLTLPDETMHFDQERELWVYKQPDWNRFKDIIKNNGPKSQERLGLRRTAYDTNKWVREALNTAN; encoded by the coding sequence ATGTCAGAAGCTCTTTTCTTTCAAGAAATGACGGAAGAACAAAAATATGAGCAGTTCATGAAACGCATTAATGCAGGAGAAAAAATTGAAGCGGATGATTGGATGCCGGAAGATTATCGAATGACATTAATCAAATTAATTTCAATGCATGGTATCAGTGAAATTATGGGAGCACTTCCTGAAAAGGAATGGGTGCCGAAAGCTCCTTCATTAAAACGCAAGCTGGGCATCATGGCAAAGGTACAGGATGAGATGGGACATGGTCAGCTGCTGCTTCGTGTTGCGGAGGATTTAATGAAGCCCCTCGGCAAAAACCGTGAAGATATTATGCAGGATTTATTCAGCGGCAGACTGAAATTCCATAATGTCTTTCATATGGAAGCACCAACATGGGGGGATGCCGGTCTGATTGGCTGGCTGGTTGACGGTGCAGCGATCATTACCCAGACCAATATGCTTAACGCCTCTTACGGACCTTATGCAAGAGCACTTAAGAGAATTTGCGCGGAGGAGGTTTTTCATGCCCAGCATGGTGAAGCCATAATTATGGCCCTGGCTGAAGGAACCGGCGAGCAAAGAGCGATGGTTCAGGATGCGGTTAACCGATGGTGGGAAGCGCTGTTAATGTTCTTTGGCCCGGGTGATGCTTCTACAACAGGCACTTCCAAACAGGACACAACGATAAAATACAGAATTCGGACAAAGACGAACGAAGACTTAAGACAGGACTTTTTTACAAAATATATTCCCCGAGTTCTCTCGCTTGGCCTCACTCTGCCGGACGAGACGATGCATTTCGATCAGGAGCGGGAGCTTTGGGTTTATAAGCAGCCTGATTGGAATAGGTTCAAGGACATTATTAAAAATAATGGGCCAAAATCTCAAGAGCGGCTCGGCCTCCGGCGCACAGCTTATGATACTAACAAATGGGTGCGTGAAGCTCTCAATACTGCAAACTAA
- a CDS encoding enoyl-CoA hydratase-related protein encodes MFETVKYEVGNGVAWITLNRPDKLNAFTEQLNKEVQHSVKQASRDKEVRCLVITGEGRAFCSGQDLQGVNEDMDHGEVLRQFYNPMVMEIHRCEKPIIAAVNGVAAGAGMSLALACDFRLLSEKASFLEAFIHVGLVPDAGNLYFLPKLIGHAKAMELAVLGEKINAEEAKELGLATKVIPMEQWQAEITAFAERLASMPTAAIAVIKKNLKASWDSTLEESLERDAQGQRIAGLTLDHKEGVAAFMQKRKPVFQGK; translated from the coding sequence ATGTTTGAAACTGTTAAATACGAGGTCGGAAACGGTGTAGCATGGATTACCTTAAACCGGCCGGATAAGCTGAATGCGTTCACCGAACAGCTGAATAAAGAGGTTCAGCATTCCGTAAAACAGGCAAGCAGAGATAAAGAAGTCAGATGTCTTGTCATTACAGGTGAAGGACGTGCATTCTGCTCCGGCCAGGATCTTCAGGGTGTAAATGAGGACATGGATCATGGTGAGGTTCTTCGGCAGTTCTATAATCCAATGGTGATGGAGATTCATAGATGCGAAAAACCTATTATCGCGGCTGTTAATGGGGTGGCAGCAGGTGCCGGAATGAGTCTTGCGTTAGCCTGCGATTTCAGGCTCCTGTCTGAAAAAGCCAGTTTTTTAGAAGCTTTTATTCATGTCGGGCTTGTGCCTGATGCCGGCAATCTATACTTTCTGCCAAAACTTATCGGTCATGCCAAAGCTATGGAGCTTGCTGTGCTTGGTGAAAAAATTAATGCAGAGGAAGCCAAAGAGCTGGGCCTTGCTACTAAGGTAATTCCTATGGAGCAATGGCAGGCTGAAATAACTGCTTTTGCAGAAAGGCTTGCCAGTATGCCGACAGCGGCGATTGCTGTAATCAAGAAAAACCTGAAAGCGAGCTGGGATTCAACTCTGGAAGAAAGTCTGGAGCGGGATGCACAAGGACAGCGGATTGCGGGCCTTACTCTTGATCATAAAGAGGGTGTAGCGGCATTTATGCAAAAGCGGAAGCCTGTGTTTCAAGGGAAATAA
- a CDS encoding phenylacetate--CoA ligase family protein — translation MILHDIETESRDMIEELQLDRLRQTVERVYNHVPFYRKKFLESNIAPQDVTSLDDIQKLPFTVKADLREHYPFGLFAVDKKEIVRLHASSGTSGKPTVVGYTRNDIEMWSNLIARAISIGGGEPGQILHNAYGYGLFTGGLGLHYGSEQLGMATVPVSGGNTERQIMLIQDFKPEVICGTPSYVLNLAEKMEERGIEPASTSLKFGIFGAEPWSEEMRKALEAKLGIKACDIYGLSEVLGPGIAMECHEAQDGLHIAEDHFFAEVIDPIKMTPLPSGEEGELVFTSLTKEAFPVIRYRTGDIASLSKEKCACGRTTIRMSRVKGRIDDMLNVNGVNIFPSEIERCILQVPELAPHYQIHVHKKGSLKVLELHAEWSEEFYRDMGEAEFVKKKIQEALKQNCFITIRLVLHPPKTLPRSEGKAVRVVSPAVENAVT, via the coding sequence TTGATTCTGCATGATATTGAAACGGAAAGCCGCGATATGATAGAGGAATTGCAGCTGGACCGGCTCAGGCAGACAGTGGAGAGAGTATATAACCATGTGCCTTTTTATCGGAAAAAGTTTTTGGAAAGTAATATTGCGCCTCAAGACGTTACCAGCCTGGATGATATTCAAAAGCTGCCCTTTACTGTGAAAGCAGATTTGCGGGAACATTACCCATTCGGGCTTTTTGCTGTGGATAAAAAAGAAATTGTGCGTCTGCACGCTTCATCAGGAACGAGCGGAAAGCCGACTGTAGTGGGCTACACCCGGAATGACATCGAAATGTGGAGCAATCTGATAGCCAGGGCAATCTCCATTGGAGGAGGGGAACCTGGTCAGATATTGCATAATGCTTATGGGTACGGGCTGTTTACCGGCGGATTGGGCCTGCATTATGGCAGCGAACAGCTTGGCATGGCAACCGTACCTGTTTCTGGAGGAAACACAGAGAGACAAATTATGCTGATTCAGGACTTTAAGCCGGAGGTTATTTGCGGAACTCCTTCATATGTTCTCAATTTAGCAGAGAAGATGGAGGAGCGGGGAATCGAGCCGGCAAGTACATCATTAAAATTTGGGATATTTGGGGCTGAACCCTGGTCTGAAGAAATGCGGAAAGCACTTGAAGCTAAGCTTGGGATTAAAGCATGCGATATTTATGGGTTGAGTGAAGTGCTGGGACCGGGCATAGCTATGGAATGCCATGAAGCTCAGGATGGGCTGCACATTGCAGAGGATCACTTTTTTGCAGAGGTGATCGATCCAATAAAAATGACACCGCTTCCAAGCGGAGAAGAAGGTGAGCTTGTTTTTACCAGTTTAACGAAGGAAGCTTTTCCTGTCATCCGCTATCGGACTGGGGACATCGCCTCCCTTTCAAAAGAGAAATGTGCGTGCGGAAGAACCACGATCCGCATGAGCCGTGTGAAAGGCCGCATTGACGATATGCTCAATGTTAATGGTGTAAACATCTTTCCGTCCGAAATTGAACGGTGTATTCTTCAAGTGCCTGAGCTTGCTCCCCATTATCAAATCCACGTGCATAAAAAGGGAAGCTTAAAAGTTTTAGAGCTTCATGCTGAATGGAGCGAAGAGTTTTATAGGGATATGGGAGAAGCGGAATTTGTAAAAAAGAAGATTCAGGAAGCATTGAAACAAAACTGCTTTATTACCATCAGACTTGTTCTCCATCCGCCCAAAACGCTGCCGAGATCGGAAGGGAAAGCTGTCAGGGTTGTAAGCCCGGCAGTGGAAAATGCAGTAACCTGA
- a CDS encoding EthD family reductase translates to MVKLIALYKHPENKEAFDDHYFNTHAPLTAKIPGLRKMEVTKIVGSPMGGEGKYYLMCEMYYDSHEALQEAMRTDEGKASGKDAMKFAGDIITLMIGEEADE, encoded by the coding sequence ATGGTAAAATTAATCGCTCTTTATAAGCATCCTGAAAATAAGGAGGCATTTGATGATCATTATTTTAACACGCACGCGCCCCTTACAGCCAAAATTCCGGGTCTCCGAAAAATGGAAGTTACAAAAATTGTGGGCAGCCCTATGGGAGGCGAAGGGAAGTACTATTTGATGTGCGAAATGTACTATGACAGCCATGAAGCATTGCAGGAAGCCATGAGAACAGACGAAGGCAAGGCATCAGGCAAAGACGCCATGAAATTTGCAGGTGATATTATCACACTTATGATCGGTGAGGAAGCAGATGAGTAA
- the paaC gene encoding 1,2-phenylacetyl-CoA epoxidase subunit PaaC, which translates to MPIDAKIKPPLTSLLYQLADDDFILAYRGSEWLGLAPHIEEDVAFSSISQDTMGHAAMFYQLLADLGEGNVDSLAHARKTSERRNAVLLELVNGPGHYLSSAQYDWAFAVVRNYFYAQAKKIRMDSLKNSSYQPLAEVALKVNMELYYHLLHWKTWFIQLMQAGGEARTRMEAAIGRVLADFEGVLNLGPLAKEMAEHGLIDKEDVLKQRWLFIMKPVFESVKLAVSEADLAMKTGNGRIGEHTADLDDALSTLSEVYNINPAASW; encoded by the coding sequence ATGCCTATCGACGCTAAGATTAAGCCGCCACTGACATCATTATTGTATCAGCTGGCTGACGATGATTTCATTCTTGCCTACCGTGGATCAGAGTGGCTTGGCCTGGCGCCTCACATAGAGGAGGATGTCGCCTTTTCATCCATCAGCCAGGATACCATGGGCCATGCGGCCATGTTTTATCAGCTGCTGGCTGATCTCGGGGAAGGCAATGTAGACAGTCTTGCTCATGCAAGAAAAACATCTGAAAGGAGAAATGCAGTCCTTTTGGAATTGGTAAATGGACCAGGTCATTATCTGTCTTCAGCACAATATGACTGGGCATTTGCGGTTGTAAGAAATTATTTTTATGCCCAAGCGAAAAAAATCAGAATGGATTCTCTGAAAAACTCTTCTTATCAGCCTTTAGCCGAAGTGGCATTAAAGGTCAATATGGAGCTTTATTACCACCTTCTTCACTGGAAAACATGGTTTATACAGCTGATGCAGGCTGGCGGGGAAGCCAGAACGAGAATGGAAGCGGCCATTGGAAGGGTATTAGCGGATTTCGAAGGAGTCCTGAATTTGGGACCCCTGGCAAAAGAAATGGCTGAACATGGCCTCATTGACAAGGAAGACGTTTTAAAGCAGCGCTGGCTGTTTATCATGAAGCCTGTTTTTGAATCTGTCAAACTGGCAGTCTCAGAAGCAGACCTGGCTATGAAGACTGGAAACGGACGAATAGGAGAGCATACTGCCGACCTTGATGACGCTTTATCCACTTTGAGCGAGGTATATAACATAAATCCAGCTGCAAGCTGGTAA
- the paaB gene encoding 1,2-phenylacetyl-CoA epoxidase subunit PaaB gives MGGVPLGNEGFYQEYEVFSQRTDTSPLQYQFSLLAPNRELALVMAQENFMRREPAADIWVVKRSDIRKMTPEEKQSLQRLDNKEYRTTKGYGYLKKKWRHYEQEMLDEKEILSWGGMKKGD, from the coding sequence ATGGGAGGGGTACCTTTGGGTAACGAAGGATTTTATCAGGAATATGAAGTTTTTAGTCAAAGAACAGATACCTCGCCTCTGCAATATCAATTTTCCCTGCTGGCGCCAAATCGGGAGCTTGCACTCGTCATGGCGCAGGAAAATTTTATGAGGAGAGAGCCGGCTGCTGATATCTGGGTCGTCAAACGCTCTGATATCCGGAAGATGACTCCGGAAGAAAAGCAATCACTTCAGCGTCTGGACAACAAAGAATACCGCACGACAAAAGGATATGGCTATCTGAAGAAAAAGTGGCGCCACTATGAGCAGGAAATGCTTGATGAAAAGGAAATACTTTCATGGGGAGGGATGAAGAAAGGTGACTGA